A genomic window from Macaca thibetana thibetana isolate TM-01 chromosome 16, ASM2454274v1, whole genome shotgun sequence includes:
- the PROCA1 gene encoding protein PROCA1 isoform X2, with product MSITYVNRLPSWERGHLLAGVASSTDVSTFSEGDCKEPDKCCWKHKQCTGHIIYPFASDCVCHSLHLRSVNHCNCNSRLKDCSEDSSSSRGTGPTCSHVIESPCFELTPEEQHVERFWYGWCKSYRPVSVAVIHHPLHHECGADDLNEEEEEEEQESKPPIPTQVGPATTSPDLGTTMATGTPDSAAPITIWRSESPTGKGQGSKVIKKVKKKKEKEKDKEEEMDEKAKLKKKAKKGQLTKKKSPVKLEPSPPDASRSLSPRQLARMSESSPESREELESEDSYNGRGQEELSSEDILESSPPRKRENTVQAKKTGAKPSQARKVNKRKSPPGSNPNLS from the exons ATGAGCATAACCT ATGTAAACAGGTTACCCAGCTGGGAGAGAGGACATCTGCTGGCTGGTGTGGCGTCCAGCACTGATGTGTCTACCTTCTCTGAAG GTGACTGCAAGGAGCCTGACAAGTGCTGCTGGAAACACAAGCAGTGCACTGGGCACATCATCTACCCCTTCGCCTCTGACTGTGTCTGCCACAGCCTGCACCTACGCTCTGTCAACCACTGCAACTGTAATTCTAG GCTGAAGGACTGCTCAGAGGACAGCAGCAGCTCCCGGGGTACGGGCCCAACCTGCTCCCATGTCATCGAGTCCCCTTGCTTTGAGCTCACACCGGAGGAGCAGCATGTGGAGCGATTCTGGTATGGCTG GTGCAAAAGCTACAGACCTGTCTCTGTGGCGGTGATCCACCATCCCCTCCACCATGAGTGTGGGGCAGATGATCtaaatgaagaagaggaagaggaggagcaggaaaGCAAGCCCCCCATCCCAACGCAGGTGGGGCCTGCCACCACCTCCCCTGACCTAGGCACCACCATGGCCACTGGTACCCCTGACTCCGCAGCGCCCATCACCATCTGGCGCTCTGAGAGCCCCACAGGGAAGGGTCAGGGCAGCAAGGTGATCAAgaaggtaaagaagaaaaaggaaaaagagaaagacaaggaggaggagatggatgaGAAggcaaagctgaaaaaaaaagccaagaaaggCCAGTTGACTAAGAAGAAAAGCCCGGTTAAACTGGAGCCTTCCCCGCCAGACGCGAGCCGATCATTAAGCCCAAGACAGCTGGCCAGGATGTCCGAGTCCAGCCCAGAAAGCAGGGAAGAGCTGGAGAGCGAGGACAGTTACAATGGCCGGGGGCAGGAGGAACTGTCCAGCGAGGATATTCTGGAATCATCACCGCCCAGGAAGAGAGAGAACACAGTTCAGGCCAAAAAGACAGGGGCAAAGCCCTCACAAGCCAGGAaggtaaacaaaagaaaatctccCCCAGGATCAAACCCCAACCTCAGTTGA
- the PROCA1 gene encoding protein PROCA1 isoform X4, whose translation MWVRTTLTIERWTKEKTEPKVRSWDESRCCDVNRLPSWERGHLLAGVASSTDVSTFSEGDCKEPDKCCWKHKQCTGHIIYPFASDCVCHSLHLRSVNHCNCNSRLKDCSEDSSSSRGTGPTCSHVIESPCFELTPEEQHVERFWYGWCKSYRPVSVAVIHHPLHHECGADDLNEEEEEEEQESKPPIPTQVGPATTSPDLGTTMATGTPDSAAPITIWRSESPTGKGQGSKVIKKVKKKKEKEKDKEEEMDEKAKLKKKAKKGQLTKKKSPVKLEPSPPDASRSLSPRQLARMSESSPESREELESEDSYNGRGQEELSSEDILESSPPRKRENTVQAKKTGAKPSQARKVNKRKSPPGSNPNLS comes from the exons ATGTGGGTCAGGACGACACTCACAATTGAAAGATGGACTAAGGAAAAGACCGAGCCCAAGGTCCGCTCGTGGGATGAGAGCCGGTGCTGCG ATGTAAACAGGTTACCCAGCTGGGAGAGAGGACATCTGCTGGCTGGTGTGGCGTCCAGCACTGATGTGTCTACCTTCTCTGAAG GTGACTGCAAGGAGCCTGACAAGTGCTGCTGGAAACACAAGCAGTGCACTGGGCACATCATCTACCCCTTCGCCTCTGACTGTGTCTGCCACAGCCTGCACCTACGCTCTGTCAACCACTGCAACTGTAATTCTAG GCTGAAGGACTGCTCAGAGGACAGCAGCAGCTCCCGGGGTACGGGCCCAACCTGCTCCCATGTCATCGAGTCCCCTTGCTTTGAGCTCACACCGGAGGAGCAGCATGTGGAGCGATTCTGGTATGGCTG GTGCAAAAGCTACAGACCTGTCTCTGTGGCGGTGATCCACCATCCCCTCCACCATGAGTGTGGGGCAGATGATCtaaatgaagaagaggaagaggaggagcaggaaaGCAAGCCCCCCATCCCAACGCAGGTGGGGCCTGCCACCACCTCCCCTGACCTAGGCACCACCATGGCCACTGGTACCCCTGACTCCGCAGCGCCCATCACCATCTGGCGCTCTGAGAGCCCCACAGGGAAGGGTCAGGGCAGCAAGGTGATCAAgaaggtaaagaagaaaaaggaaaaagagaaagacaaggaggaggagatggatgaGAAggcaaagctgaaaaaaaaagccaagaaaggCCAGTTGACTAAGAAGAAAAGCCCGGTTAAACTGGAGCCTTCCCCGCCAGACGCGAGCCGATCATTAAGCCCAAGACAGCTGGCCAGGATGTCCGAGTCCAGCCCAGAAAGCAGGGAAGAGCTGGAGAGCGAGGACAGTTACAATGGCCGGGGGCAGGAGGAACTGTCCAGCGAGGATATTCTGGAATCATCACCGCCCAGGAAGAGAGAGAACACAGTTCAGGCCAAAAAGACAGGGGCAAAGCCCTCACAAGCCAGGAaggtaaacaaaagaaaatctccCCCAGGATCAAACCCCAACCTCAGTTGA
- the PROCA1 gene encoding protein PROCA1 isoform X1 gives MGQRCSEDPGLHSLVWEREGGRNVGKPQAKLLHCEATWTHTTAWAHCWLVTSMRSHPSSSPRGHWQRHSPHGLFEGKAATVPQASAGSLPPLGVRGIRGDCKEPDKCCWKHKQCTGHIIYPFASDCVCHSLHLRSVNHCNCNSRLKDCSEDSSSSRGTGPTCSHVIESPCFELTPEEQHVERFWYGWCKSYRPVSVAVIHHPLHHECGADDLNEEEEEEEQESKPPIPTQVGPATTSPDLGTTMATGTPDSAAPITIWRSESPTGKGQGSKVIKKVKKKKEKEKDKEEEMDEKAKLKKKAKKGQLTKKKSPVKLEPSPPDASRSLSPRQLARMSESSPESREELESEDSYNGRGQEELSSEDILESSPPRKRENTVQAKKTGAKPSQARKVNKRKSPPGSNPNLS, from the exons ATGGGTCAGCGGTGTAGTGAGGACCCAGGACTTCACAGCCTTGtgtgggaaagggaaggagggagaaatgtGGGTAAGCCTCAGGCCAAGCTGCTGCACTGTGAGGCCACTTGGACTCACACCACAGCCTGGGCTCATTGCTGGCTGGTGACCAGTATGAGGTCTCACCCTAGTTCTTCTCCTCGTGGGCACTGGCAAAGGCACAGTCCTCATGGCCTGTTTGAGGGTAAGGCAGCCACAGTACCCCAGGCCAGTGccggctccctccctcccctaggGGTGCGGGGAATCCGAG GTGACTGCAAGGAGCCTGACAAGTGCTGCTGGAAACACAAGCAGTGCACTGGGCACATCATCTACCCCTTCGCCTCTGACTGTGTCTGCCACAGCCTGCACCTACGCTCTGTCAACCACTGCAACTGTAATTCTAG GCTGAAGGACTGCTCAGAGGACAGCAGCAGCTCCCGGGGTACGGGCCCAACCTGCTCCCATGTCATCGAGTCCCCTTGCTTTGAGCTCACACCGGAGGAGCAGCATGTGGAGCGATTCTGGTATGGCTG GTGCAAAAGCTACAGACCTGTCTCTGTGGCGGTGATCCACCATCCCCTCCACCATGAGTGTGGGGCAGATGATCtaaatgaagaagaggaagaggaggagcaggaaaGCAAGCCCCCCATCCCAACGCAGGTGGGGCCTGCCACCACCTCCCCTGACCTAGGCACCACCATGGCCACTGGTACCCCTGACTCCGCAGCGCCCATCACCATCTGGCGCTCTGAGAGCCCCACAGGGAAGGGTCAGGGCAGCAAGGTGATCAAgaaggtaaagaagaaaaaggaaaaagagaaagacaaggaggaggagatggatgaGAAggcaaagctgaaaaaaaaagccaagaaaggCCAGTTGACTAAGAAGAAAAGCCCGGTTAAACTGGAGCCTTCCCCGCCAGACGCGAGCCGATCATTAAGCCCAAGACAGCTGGCCAGGATGTCCGAGTCCAGCCCAGAAAGCAGGGAAGAGCTGGAGAGCGAGGACAGTTACAATGGCCGGGGGCAGGAGGAACTGTCCAGCGAGGATATTCTGGAATCATCACCGCCCAGGAAGAGAGAGAACACAGTTCAGGCCAAAAAGACAGGGGCAAAGCCCTCACAAGCCAGGAaggtaaacaaaagaaaatctccCCCAGGATCAAACCCCAACCTCAGTTGA
- the PROCA1 gene encoding protein PROCA1 isoform X3, whose translation MSITCDCKEPDKCCWKHKQCTGHIIYPFASDCVCHSLHLRSVNHCNCNSRLKDCSEDSSSSRGTGPTCSHVIESPCFELTPEEQHVERFWYGWCKSYRPVSVAVIHHPLHHECGADDLNEEEEEEEQESKPPIPTQVGPATTSPDLGTTMATGTPDSAAPITIWRSESPTGKGQGSKVIKKVKKKKEKEKDKEEEMDEKAKLKKKAKKGQLTKKKSPVKLEPSPPDASRSLSPRQLARMSESSPESREELESEDSYNGRGQEELSSEDILESSPPRKRENTVQAKKTGAKPSQARKVNKRKSPPGSNPNLS comes from the exons ATGAGCATAACCT GTGACTGCAAGGAGCCTGACAAGTGCTGCTGGAAACACAAGCAGTGCACTGGGCACATCATCTACCCCTTCGCCTCTGACTGTGTCTGCCACAGCCTGCACCTACGCTCTGTCAACCACTGCAACTGTAATTCTAG GCTGAAGGACTGCTCAGAGGACAGCAGCAGCTCCCGGGGTACGGGCCCAACCTGCTCCCATGTCATCGAGTCCCCTTGCTTTGAGCTCACACCGGAGGAGCAGCATGTGGAGCGATTCTGGTATGGCTG GTGCAAAAGCTACAGACCTGTCTCTGTGGCGGTGATCCACCATCCCCTCCACCATGAGTGTGGGGCAGATGATCtaaatgaagaagaggaagaggaggagcaggaaaGCAAGCCCCCCATCCCAACGCAGGTGGGGCCTGCCACCACCTCCCCTGACCTAGGCACCACCATGGCCACTGGTACCCCTGACTCCGCAGCGCCCATCACCATCTGGCGCTCTGAGAGCCCCACAGGGAAGGGTCAGGGCAGCAAGGTGATCAAgaaggtaaagaagaaaaaggaaaaagagaaagacaaggaggaggagatggatgaGAAggcaaagctgaaaaaaaaagccaagaaaggCCAGTTGACTAAGAAGAAAAGCCCGGTTAAACTGGAGCCTTCCCCGCCAGACGCGAGCCGATCATTAAGCCCAAGACAGCTGGCCAGGATGTCCGAGTCCAGCCCAGAAAGCAGGGAAGAGCTGGAGAGCGAGGACAGTTACAATGGCCGGGGGCAGGAGGAACTGTCCAGCGAGGATATTCTGGAATCATCACCGCCCAGGAAGAGAGAGAACACAGTTCAGGCCAAAAAGACAGGGGCAAAGCCCTCACAAGCCAGGAaggtaaacaaaagaaaatctccCCCAGGATCAAACCCCAACCTCAGTTGA
- the SUPT6H gene encoding transcription elongation factor SPT6, with the protein MSDFVESEAEESEEEYNDEGEVVPRVTKKFVEEEDDDEEEEEENLDDQDEQGNLKGFINDDDDEDEGEEDEGSDSGDSEDDVGHKKRKRTSFDDRLEDDDFDLIEENLGVKVKRGQKYRRVKKMSDDEDDDEEEYGKEEHEKEAIAEEIFQDGEGEEGQEAMEAPMAPPEEEEEDDEESDIDDFIVDDDGQPLKKPKWRKKLPGYTDAALQEAQEIFGVDFDYDEFEKYNEYDEELEEEYEYEDDEAEGEIRVRPKKTTKKRVSRRSIFEMYEPSELESSHLTDQDNEIRATDLPERFQLRSIPVKGAEDDELEEEADWIYRNAFATPTISLQESCDYLDRGQPASSFSRKGPSTIQKIKEALGFMRNQHFEVPFIAFYRKEYVEPELHINDLWRVWQWDEKWTQLRIRKENLTRLFEKMQAYQYEQISADPDKPLADGIRALDTTDMERLKDVQSMDELKDVYNHFLLYYGRDIPKMQNAAKASRKKLKRVREEGDEEGEGDEAEDEEQRGPELKQASRRDMYTICQSAGLDGLAKKFGLTPEQFGENLRDSYQRHETEQFPAEPLELAKDYVCSQFPTPEAVLEGARYMVALQIAREPLVRQVLRQTFQERAKLNITPTKKGRKDVDEAHYAYSFKYLKNKPVKELRDDQFLKICLAEDEGLLTTDISIDMKGVEGYGNDQTYFEEIKQFYYRDEFSHQVQEWNRQRTMAIERALQQFLYVQMAKELKNKLLAEAKEYVIKACSRKLYNWLRVAPYRPDQQVEEDDDFMDENQGKGIRVLGIAFSSARDHPVFCALVNGEGEVTDFLRLPHFTKRRTAWREEEREKKAQDIETLKKFLLNKKPHVVTVAGENRDAQMLIEDVKRIVHELDQGQQLSSIGVELVDNELAILYMNSKKSEAEFRDYPPVLRQAVSLARRIQDPLIEFAQVCSSDEDILCLKFHPLQEHVVKEELLNALYCEFINRVNEVGVDVNRAIAHPYSQALIQYVCGLGPRKGTHLLKILKQNNTRLESRTQLVTMCHMGPKVFMNCAGFLKIDTASLGDSTDSYIEVLDGSRVHPETYEWARKMAVDALEYDESAEDANPAGALEEILENPERLKDLDLDAFAEELERQGYGDKHITLYDIRAELSCRYKDLRTAYRSPNTEEIFNMLTKETPETFYIGKLIICNVTGIAHRRPQGESYDQAIRNDETGLWQCPFCQQDNFPELSEVWNHFDSGSCPGQAIGVKTRLDNGVTGFIPTKFLSDKVVKRPEERVKVGMTVHCRIMKIDIEKFSADLTCRTSDLMDRNNEWKLPKDTYYDFDAEAADHKQEEDMKRKQQRTTYIKRVIAHPSFHNINFKQAEKMMETMDQGDVIIRPSSKGENHLTVTWKVSDGIYQHVDVREEGKENAFSLGATLWINSEEFEDLDEIVARYVQPMASFARDLLNHKYYQDCSGGDRKKLEELLIKTKKEKPTFIPYFICACKELPGKFLLGYQPRGKPRIEYVTVTPEGFRYRGQIFPTVNGLFRWFKDHYQDPVPGITPSSSSRTRTPASINATPANINLADLTRAVNALPQNMTSQMFSAIAAVTGQGQNPNATPAQWASSQYGYGGSGGGSSAYHVFPTPAQQPVATPLMTPSYSYTTPSQPITTPQYHQLQASTTPQSAQAQPQPSSSSRQRQQQPKSNSHAAIDWGKMAEQWLQEKEAERRKQKQRLTPRPSPSPMIESTPMSIAGDATPLLDEMDR; encoded by the exons ATGATGTTGGCCACAAGAAGAGAAAACGCA CCTCTTTTGATGACCGCCTGGAGGATGATGATTTTGACCTCATTGAGGAGAATCTGGGTGTCAAAGTCAAAAGAGGA CAAAAGTACCGGCGTGTCAAAAAAATGTCAGATGATGAGGACGATGATGAGGAGGAGTATGGCAAGGAGGAGCATGAAAAAGAAGCTATTGCGGAGGAAATCTTccaggatggggaaggggaagaggggcAGGAGGCCATGGAGGCCCCCATGGCTCctccagaggaggaggaagaagatgatGAGGAGTCAG ATATTGACGACTTCATTGTGGATGATGATGGACAGCCTCTGAAAAAACCTAAGTGGCGGAAAAAGCTTCCTGGATACACAGACGC GGCCCTGCAAGAAGCCCAGGAAATCTTCGGTGTGGACTTTGACTATGATGAATTTGAGAAATACAATGAGTATGATGAAGAACTGGAGGAAGAGTATGAGTATGAGGATGATGAGGCTGAGGGTGAAATCCGAGTGCGCCCCAAGAAGACCACCAAGAAGCGTGTGAGCCGTAGGAGCATCTTTGAAATGTATGAGCCCAGTGAGCTAGAAAGCAGCCACCTCACAGATCAGGACAATGAAATCCGAGCCACTGACCTGCCTGAGAGGTTCCAG CTCCGCTCCATCCCAGTCAAGGGGGCTGAAGATGATGAACTAGAAGAAGAAGCTGACTGGATCTACAGGAATGCTTTTGCCACACCAACCATTTCTCTCCAG GAAAGCTGTGATTACCTAGACCGAGGGCAGCCAGCCAGCAGCTTCAGTCGGAAAGGGCCCAGCACAATTCAGAAGATCAAAGAGGCCCTGGGCTTCATGCGAAATCAGCATTTTGAG GTGCCTTTTATTGCCTTCTACCGAAAGGAGTATGTGGAGCCTGAGTTGCACATCAATGACCTATGGAGAGTCTGGCAGTGGGATGAAAAG TGGACCCAGCTGCGGATCCGTAAAGAGAACCTAACACGGCTGTTTGAGAAGATGCAGGCTTATCAGTATGAACAGATCTCTGCTGACCCTGACAAACCTCTTGCCGATGGCATTCGGGCTCTGGACACCACTGACATGGAGAG GCTCAAGGATGTCCAGTCAATGGATGAGCTGAAAGATGTCTAcaaccattttcttctttattatggCCGAGACATCCCTAAGATGCAGAACGCCGCCAAAGCTAGCCGCAAGAAGCTGAAGCGTGTCAGGGAAGAGGGAGATGAAGAAG GTGAAGGGGACGAGGCAGAAGATGAGGAGCAGAGGGGGCCAGAGCTCAAGCAAGCCTCTCGCCGAGACATGTACACCATCTGCCAGAGTGCTGGGCTAG ATGGCCTGGCCAAAAAGTTTGGGCTTACTCCCGAGCAGTTTGGGGAGAACCTGCGGGACAGCTACCAGCGGCATGAGACAGAGCAGTTTCCCGCAGAGCCCTTGGAGCTGGCCAAGGATTACGTTTGCAG CCAGTTCCCTACTCCAGAAGCTGTGCTAGAAGGCGCCCGCTACATGGTAGCCCTGCAGATTGCCCGTGAGCCCCTTGTCCGGCAGGTGCTGAGGCAAACCTTCCAAGAGAGAGCCAAGCTAAATATAACCCCCACCAAGAAAGGTAGAAAG GATGTGGATGAGGCCCACTATGCCTATTCCTTCAAGTACTTAAAGAACAAGCCTGTTAAGGAACTGAGAGATGATCAGTTCCTCAAGATATGCCTGGCTGAAGACGAAGGACTCCTCACCACTGACATCAGCATAGATATGAAGGGAGTGGAAGG CTATGGCAACGACCAGACATATTTTGAAGAGATAAAACAGTTTTACTACCGAGATGAGTTCAGCCACCAGGTGCAGGAGTGGAACCGGCAGCGCACCATGGCCATCGAACGGGCTTTACAACAGTTCCTCTATGTGCAGATGGCCAAAGAACTCAAGAACAAGCTGCTGGCTGAAGCCAAGGAATATGTCATAAAG GCCTGTAGTCGAAAGCTCTACAATTGGTTGAGAGTGGCGCCCTACCGACCAGATCAGCAGGTGGAAGAAGATGATGACTTTATGGACGAGAACCAAGGGAAAGGCATTCGAGTCCTGGGCATTGCTTTCTCCTCTGCCAG AGATCACCCTGTGTTCTGTGCCCTGGTCAATGGTGAAGGAGAAGTGACAGACTTCCTTCGACTGCCCCATTTTACCAAACGGCGAACTGCGTGGAGAGAGGAAGAGCGGGAAAAGAAG GCTCAAGACATTGAAACGCTAAAGAAATTTCTCCTGAATAAGAAGCCTCATGTGGTGACAGTTGCAGGAGAGAACAG GGACGCCCAGATGTTGATTGAAGATGTGAAACGCATTGTACATGAGTTGGATCAGGGCCAGCAGCTGTCATCTATTGGGGTAGAGCTGGTTGACAACGAGTTGGCCATTCTCTATATGAACAGCAAGAAGTCAGAG GCAGAATTCCGGGATTACCCTCCAGTGCTGAGACAGGCCGTCTCCCTGGCCCGGCGCATCCAGGACCCTCTGATTGAATTTGCCCAGGTGTGCAGTTCCGATGAAGACATCCTGTGTCTCAAGTTTCACCCCTTGCAG GAGCATGTGGTGAAAGAGGAGCTGCTCAACGCCTTGTACTGTGAATTTATCAACCGAGTCAATGAGGTCGGGGTCGATGTCAACCGTGCCATTGCCCACCCTTACAGCCAGGCCTTGATCCAGTATGTTTGTGGCCTGGGACCTCGGAAAGGGACCCACCTCCTGAAG ATCCTGAAGCAGAACAACACCCGGCTCGAGAGCCGGACGCAGCTGGTCACCATGTGCCACATGGGTCCCAAAGTCTTCATGAATTGCGCTGGCTTCCTCAAGATCGACACGGCCTCCCTGGGGGACAG CACTGACTCATATATTGAAGTCCTTGATGGTTCCCGCGTCCACCCTGAGACTTATGAGTGGGCTAGGAAGATGGCAGTGGATGCCCTGGAATACGATGAATCAGCCGAGGATGCCAATCCTGCAGGAGCCCTCGAAGAAATATTGGAAAACCCAGAGCGACTCAAAGACCTGGACCTTGATGCCTTTGCAGAAGAGCTGGAGAGGCAG GGCTATGGTGACAAACACATCACACTCTATGACATCCGGGCAGAGTTGAGCTGTCGATACAAGGACCTCCGGACAGCCTACCGCTCTCCCAACACAGAGGAGATCTTCAATATGTTAACCAAAGAAACACCAGAGACCTTCTACATTG GAAAGCTCATCATCTGCAATGTCACTGGCATCGCCCACAGGCGTCCCCAGGGTGAGAGCTATGACCAGGCGATCCGCAATGATGAGACAGGGCTGTGGCAGTGCCCCTTCTGTCAGCAGGACAATTTCCCTGAACTAAGCGAG GTGTGGAACCACTTTGACAGCGGTTCGTGCCCAGGCCAGGCCATCGGTGTCAAAACACGGCTAGACAATGGTGTCACCGGCTTCATCCCCACCAAATTCCTCAGTGACAAAGTGGTAAAGCGGCCAGAAGAACGAGTGAAG GTGGGAATGACTGTTCACTGCCGCATCATGAAGATTGACATTGAGAAGTTCAGTGCAGACCTGACCTGCCGTACCTCAGACCTCATGGACAGGAACAATGAGTGGAAGCTGCCCAAGGACACCTACTATGACTTTGATGCTGAAGCTGCAGACCACAAGCAGGAGGAGGACATGAAGCGGAAGCAGCAGCGGACCA CATACATCAAGAGAGTGATCGCACACCCATCCTTCCATAATATCAATTTCAAGCAAGCAGAAAAGATGATGGAGACCATGGACCAGGGTGATGTGATTATCCGACCAAGCAGCAAGGGCGAGAACCACCTGACAGTGACCTGGAAAGTCAGTGATGGCATCTACCAACACGTGGATGTGCGGGAGGAGGGCAAGGAAAATGCCTTCAGCCTGGGAGCCACTCTGTGGATCAACAGTGAG GAATTTGAAGATTTGGATGAGATTGTTGCTCGCTATGTCCAGCCCATGGCATCCTTCGCCCGGGACCTTCTAAACCACAAGTATTATCAGGACTGCAGCGGTGGGGACCGCAAG AAATTAGAGGAGCTGCTCATCAAAACTAAGAAGGAGAAGCCTACCTTCATCCCTTATTTCATCTGTGCCTGCAAGGAACTGCCCGGCAAGTTCCTACTGGGATACCAGCCCCGGGGTAAACCCAG GATAGAATATGTAACAGTGACTCCAGAGGGATTCCGGTACCGGGGCCAGATCTTCCCAACTGTGAATGGACTCTTTAGATGGTTTAAGGATCACTACCAGGATCCTGTACCAG GCATCACccctagcagcagcagcaggacccGGACACCTGCCTCTATCAATGCTACCCCGGCCAACATCAACCTTGCAG ATCTGACACGGGCCGTGAATGCCCTGCCTCAGAACATGACTTCACAGATGTTCAGTGCCATTGCTGCGGTGACAGGCCAAGGACAGAACCCTAATGCCACCCCAGCCCAGTGGGCCTCCAGCCAGTATGGCTATGGCGGCAGTGGAGGCGGCAGCAGTGCTTACCAC GTATTCCCAACGCCAGCCCAGCAGCCAGTGGCCACACCACTAATGACCCCTAGCTACTCCTACACGACCCCAAGCCAGCCCATCACCACCCCTCAGTACCACCAGCTCCAGGCCAGCACCACCCCGCAGTcggcccaggcccagccccagccctcctcCAGCTCCCGGCAACGGCAGCAGCAGCCAAA gTCCAACAGCCATGCAGCCATCGACTGGGGGAAAATGGCAGAGCAGTGGCTGCAGGAAAAGGAGGCAGAACGGCGGAAACAGAAGCAGCGGCTGACACCTCGGCCTTCCCCCAGTCCCATGATCGAAAGCACCCCCATGTCCATTGCTGGCGATGCCACCCCACTCCTGGACGAGATGGATCGGTAG